A portion of the Sus scrofa isolate TJ Tabasco breed Duroc chromosome 5, Sscrofa11.1, whole genome shotgun sequence genome contains these proteins:
- the LOC110260660 gene encoding cytochrome c oxidase assembly protein COX14: protein MPTAKQLADIGYKTFSTSMMLLTVYGGYLCSVRAYHYFQRRSSRRQAAEEQKTSGVP, encoded by the coding sequence ATGCCAACTGCCAAGCAACTGGCTGACATTGGCTACAAGACCTTCTCCACCTCCATGATGCTCCTCACCGTGTATGGGGGCTACCTCTGCAGCGTCCGGGCCTACCATTACTTCCAGCGGCGCAGCTCCCGGCGCCAGGCTGCGGAAGAGCAGAAGACCTCGGGAGTCCCCTAG